Within the Photobacterium swingsii genome, the region AACAAAATCAGCATATTCATAACTTTGTGAAGTTTAGGGAAGTAATAGAACACCACAAAAATTGCAGGCAATATCAAAACCACACTCAGTGTCAAGGCTGCAATACAGATAAACAGCGAGCGGCCAAAAGCATCAAGAAAACGGCTATCAGTCAGTAAATTAATATACCAATCAAAGGTAAAACCATCGGGTAATACTGTCGCTCCCCAACGTGAAGAGATTGAGTATACCAAGGTTGCCAAGATGGGAATCAGCATGATGCCGACAATTGAGTACACCAGGGTTTTGTGGAAAGCTGTATTCACGTTTTGCATTATTTTTTCTTCCCTGCGTAGCTTTTGGCGATAAGCCACTGGTTAACAACAGTGATGAAAGCCAACATTGCCATAAGAATGACCGAAATCGCAGCTGCTAAATTAGGCTCTAGGAATAAATCACCTGAGACTAAACTCGCAATACGCACGGTAATGATGTTGTAGTTACCGGATGTGAGTGCGAAGACGCTGGCATACGCGCCAATGGCGTTAGCAATCAAAATAATCAAGGTGCCAAACAATGCAGGTGATAAAACGGGTAAGGCAACCTTTAACCAGTAATGCCAGGTTTTGGCCCCTAATAAAGCTGCGGCTGCTTGCCAATCATCGTTTAACGCATCAAAAGCGGGGTAAAGCAGCAATACCGCCAGTGGGATTTGAAAGTAGATATACAGCACGAGTAAGCCCCATTTGCCGTATAAGTCGAAGTCACCTAACAGCCCGTATTGTTTGAGCAGCAGGGTGATCGCGCCATTGGTACCTAAAATAATGATGAAGGCAAAGGCGAGAGGCACGCCAGAAAAGTTACTGCTCATGTTAGTGAAAGCCACGACACCATCGCGGATTTTAGAATCCACGCGGCGCAGCGATGAAACTAGAAGGGTAGCGATGGCGAGGCCAATAATGCTGGACCATATGGATAACCATAAACTGTTACTGAATGCTTGCATCATGAAAGCGGAGTCAAAGATTTCGCTGTAGTTATCAAGTGCAAATTCGTCTTCGTAGATGAAGCTGTTCACTAACACCCAAATCATAGGGGCTAGCTGGAACAGGTAGAAGAATACCGCAAAAGGCGCGAGCCAAAGCGCGGGCTTTAATTTGCTTAATCGACTTGTCGTCTGTGAAGAAGACGCAGGGGATGCCTGCGTCAGAGTCGAGCTACTCATAGGGCTAACAATTCCTGAGTATAAGGTTTGTTGTGGTCAAGGTTCATCAGTTGGCAAACCAAGCCGCAGATCTCTGTTTGTTTAACGGGTTGTGTAATGTCTTGCTGGTGGATGAACTTGTCACCAATCACAAAGAAGGGCACTTCACGCTCTTCTGGCAAAATCCCACCGTGTGATAAATCATTGTTCATGCCGTGATCACTGGTGACGATCACTTGATAACCATCCGCTAGCCACTGCTCGATATAGTTAGATAAGTAAATGTCTGCCCCGCGTGCACTGTTGCGATACTGGCGCGAGTCTAATCCAAATTTATGGCCGATATCGTCGATGTTCATCGGGTGGATCAACAAAAAATCAGGGTTATAAGTACGGCGTAAATACTCAGCATCTAAAAACAGTGCTTCATCTGGGTAGTGATCCCAGTGATAGAAACAGCCGTGCTGGATATTCATAGTTTCATCATTCGTCATGCGGTCACGTACTGCATTGTAAGGCGCGCGGTTATACAGTTCACTTACCCAGTGGTATGCTGCTGCCGCGGTAACTTTGCCTTGAGATTTCGCGATACTGAAAATGGAATCATGGTGAGAAAGTCGAGCAATCTCATTGTTAACTATTCCACTTTCTACAGGGCGAATACCCGTTAAAATGCATTCATACAATGGACGCGACATTGAAGGTAGTTCGCATTGTATTGGGTATAGCGTTGCTCTTTGCTGCTCAATCAGACCGTTTAAGTAGCCCATGCAATCACGGGCTACTTGGTAGTTGAGACCATCAAGAACAACAAGAATCACCTTATTGTTCATTGTTATACTCGTCTTTTATTGTTGGTGAATGAGAACGCTTTCTTGCCATTGACGTGGCAGCTTACGGGCTGATTTTTCCCATGCTTTAAAGTCAGTAACGGGCTGTACCTTGGTGTAGTTGTCATTGGATAGCAGCTTGTCTTGCACGGATTTAGGCAGAGTGACATTGCTACGGATAGGGCGGGCATAACCTTCCGCGAGGTTAATTTGACCTTGGTCGCTAAAGATATACTCTCGAGCAAGTTTTGCCGCATTTGGGTTCTGAGCGTATTTGTTGATGATGGTGGTATAACCTGAAATAACCGACCCGTCTTGAGGAATAGTGACGGTGAAGC harbors:
- a CDS encoding ABC transporter permease, with translation MSSSTLTQASPASSSQTTSRLSKLKPALWLAPFAVFFYLFQLAPMIWVLVNSFIYEDEFALDNYSEIFDSAFMMQAFSNSLWLSIWSSIIGLAIATLLVSSLRRVDSKIRDGVVAFTNMSSNFSGVPLAFAFIIILGTNGAITLLLKQYGLLGDFDLYGKWGLLVLYIYFQIPLAVLLLYPAFDALNDDWQAAAALLGAKTWHYWLKVALPVLSPALFGTLIILIANAIGAYASVFALTSGNYNIITVRIASLVSGDLFLEPNLAAAISVILMAMLAFITVVNQWLIAKSYAGKKK
- a CDS encoding alkaline phosphatase family protein codes for the protein MNNKVILVVLDGLNYQVARDCMGYLNGLIEQQRATLYPIQCELPSMSRPLYECILTGIRPVESGIVNNEIARLSHHDSIFSIAKSQGKVTAAAAYHWVSELYNRAPYNAVRDRMTNDETMNIQHGCFYHWDHYPDEALFLDAEYLRRTYNPDFLLIHPMNIDDIGHKFGLDSRQYRNSARGADIYLSNYIEQWLADGYQVIVTSDHGMNNDLSHGGILPEEREVPFFVIGDKFIHQQDITQPVKQTEICGLVCQLMNLDHNKPYTQELLAL